The genome window GTATTCTCCGAAATGCTGCTTGATAGCGGCAAGATTAGTCAAAATAGTGAACTAGATAAAAAAATCAGCGAGTTACAAAACAAAATTGACGAGCAGGACAAGGCAATACTACTTGTCAAGGAAAGATCTGAGAGCATAACAAAAATTGCAAAATCACTTTACGAGTTTCCATCCAGAGGAATAACAACAATTACCGATCCTTCCGCAATAGAAAGACTAAGGGAGCAGAACGCAGAACTTGTAAGAGAGAAAGGACTTGTTTTTATAAAAATCGGAGACGAAAAAGTCCAAATAAAATCAGACTCGTCAATCCCTGCAATTGCATCTACATTGTTTGATGAGGCAAAACGCCAATCTTCAGCAACAGATTCGATAGAATTTCTAAAAAGAAAAAACCTAAAGGAGATCCAAAGGCTCAGAACGCAAATAGACATAGCAAAAGAATACGTCACATATACCCAAGTGCAAAAGAAAAATTGGTATGAGCGATACAGATGGTTTTACACATCAGACGGACTATTGGCAATAGGAGGAAGAGACTCTTCATCAAATTCTGCAATCATCAGAAAGCATCTTGAGAAAAACGACAAAGTATTTCACGCCGAAATTTTTGGCTCGCCATTTTTCATATTAAAAGATACGCCAGATCCAATTCCATTTGACTCGTTAAACGAAGTTGCACACGCAACTGTTTGTTTTAGCAGGGCGTGGAGAGAGGCAATGTACGGGATGAGTGCATACTGGATCAACCCAGATCAGGTAAAAAAAGCAGCTCCAAGCGGACAGTTCCTAACAAGAGGCTCCTTTGTACTAGAAGGACAAAAGAATTTTGTCAAAATTTCAACATTAAAGCTAGCGGTAGGCATACTAAAGGAAGATAACTATCACATGATCACATGCGGCCCACTTGAGCCGATAAAGAAAAGATGTATTTGTTATGCAGTAATCGAACCAGGTGGTGCAGAGATGGCTGATACTGCAAAAAAAATCAGATCCGATTTTGTCAGAGTACAAGAAGCCATTGTAGCACGATTCACCATAGATGATTTTGTCCGCGTACTTCCGGCAGGTACAAGTCATGTAACAGAGCTCGTTCAAAAAAAGGATGAGCAGTAAACCAAAATTTTTAGCAGACGCAATGCTTGGAAACATTGCAAGAAAGCTTCGATTACTAGGATTTGATTGCAAATATTTTACAACGATTGACGATGATCAGTTACTATCGATCGCAAAAATCGAGAATCGTATTCTTGTTACAAGAGATCGTAATATAACAAACATTTGCAAAAAACAGAACATTCCTGCGATAGATCTTTCTAATATTGATGAAACTAGCCAAATTGTTGAAATTTATAAAAAAACAAACCTCAACAGATGCAAAATAGACATGAATAACGTAAGGTGTACCATATGCAATGGAATTATTCGATCAATAGAAAAAGAAAAAATCATCAAGCATATTCCTGATAAAGTAGCGCAAAACATGCAACAGTTCTGGATATGTAGTTCCTGTAACCACATATACTGGGAAGGAACTCATATTAGAAACCTGCAGAAATTTATTGATGAAGTAAATGAAAGATTATGATCTTACCGATGAGGACGGCACAGTACTTGTACAAACTGCGCGAAAAATTGTTACAGAATACATCACAAAACATCACAGATTAGAGATTGAAGAAAAAATAAAAGAAAAATTTTCCTTTGATGCCGGCATATTTGTTACATTGAGTATTTCGTCGGAGCTTCGCGGCTGCATTGGATATCCCATGCCAAGAAGACTGAATAACGCGTTGATTGATGCGGCTATTGCAGCAGCTACTGAGGATCCAAGGTTCTCGCCGGTCACAAAGAATGAGCTTGACAAAATAACATTTGAAGTGACGGTTCTTACGCCACCTGTTGAAATCAAAGTTGACGATCCTTCTAAATTGACGTCGTGCATTAAAGTAGGCAGAGATGGTCTGATAGTAAGACAGGGGTTTTACTCTGGACTTTTACTTCCACAGGTTCCAGTAGAATACGGCTGGACTGAAGAGGAATTTCTTTCCCATACATGTCAAAAGGCCGGCCTTCCAAGTAATTGTTGGAAGGACAAGAAAACAACAGTGTCTTCATTTGAAGGTGTGATTTTCAAAGAAGAGGTGCCAAACGGAAAAATTATTCGCGAAAAATTATGAGTTTGTCCGATTCTGTATCAAGTGTTATCTCTTTTCCATCCTCAAGTTTGTCAAATTCTGTTGCAATAACCATCGGTATGTTTGCAAGTGCGCATCCTGAGGCTACGCTGAGATCTGCCTTTGCGCATATCATCGCAAGTGGAGCAGACTTGCTTGACTTGAGTGAGTAAATGGTATATGCGCCTACACTACTTCCAACGCCGTATGGAAAAACGAGGATGGAGTCTTTTATCGATTTGCCCACAAGATCATGCTTTGTGTCATGGATGATACCTGTTTTTTTGTCAACCGCCCCAAGGAAGTTGATCGGGATATCAGTTTTCATGATTTTTCCAGATGCTTTTCCCTTAACTATTACTTTGAATGTCATTTTGTTTCATCTTGGATTATTTGCGATAATGACTTTAGATTAACGTCTACGCCGTTTGAGTTTTTCAAATAATATGCGCCCTTTATACTGTTTGTTATAACAGAGTCAATTTCGTTTTTGTCAACTAGCGGAGTAAGACACGTGCAGCAATCAGAGAGAATCTCACACCCTGCTCGCTCTAGTTCGTTTGTATATCCAATCTTTCTTGCTTGTTCCTGAACTACTCTTGGGCAAAATACCATGCATCGTTTCTCAAACGATCTACCCTTTAGCATTGAGGAGAGATCTGCTATTTCTTCCAGTCCAAGCTGCGGGCTGCCAAGCGTAATTATATCTCCATGATCGGATGTGTTGAGTTCGTCGTAGATGTTTTGCATTTCTTTTTTGTCAAAGTCAATTCTTTCTGCGTTTTCCTTTCCATCTCCCAAAAAGAATTTCCCACATCTGCCAGATGTCCCCATCCCGCCACAAAGCGACTTGCAGCTACGCTTGTTCATCTCAGATACACCAGATATTGTAACAGAGTTATCAGCAACCTTTCCTGCGAAATATCCAAGCATGCCAAATGCAA of Candidatus Nitrosotenuis sp. DW1 contains these proteins:
- the rqcH gene encoding ribosome rescue protein RqcH, which encodes MTLAGIELRYLVNEISKKADGYYVSNIYGINRESILFKLHHPERPDLFLVLSTIGMWLTNIKIDQIEENKMVKRLRDDLARLKITKIEQIEVERIAYLTFSGFDKEFVLICEFFGDGNIILCNKQMKILALLHSIEVRHRELHVGVTYTPPPLNGLNVFEINEKDFQEINSVSTPVIKWVGRTLGLPAKYAEEIISIAKIDPNTPGQNLTNENITAIIDATNHLVHRVASGDHQPLITKTEKGFDVYPIKLSATQGQEHTEIPTFMEGLDKVFSEMLLDSGKISQNSELDKKISELQNKIDEQDKAILLVKERSESITKIAKSLYEFPSRGITTITDPSAIERLREQNAELVREKGLVFIKIGDEKVQIKSDSSIPAIASTLFDEAKRQSSATDSIEFLKRKNLKEIQRLRTQIDIAKEYVTYTQVQKKNWYERYRWFYTSDGLLAIGGRDSSSNSAIIRKHLEKNDKVFHAEIFGSPFFILKDTPDPIPFDSLNEVAHATVCFSRAWREAMYGMSAYWINPDQVKKAAPSGQFLTRGSFVLEGQKNFVKISTLKLAVGILKEDNYHMITCGPLEPIKKRCICYAVIEPGGAEMADTAKKIRSDFVRVQEAIVARFTIDDFVRVLPAGTSHVTELVQKKDEQ
- a CDS encoding Mut7-C RNAse domain-containing protein — its product is MSSKPKFLADAMLGNIARKLRLLGFDCKYFTTIDDDQLLSIAKIENRILVTRDRNITNICKKQNIPAIDLSNIDETSQIVEIYKKTNLNRCKIDMNNVRCTICNGIIRSIEKEKIIKHIPDKVAQNMQQFWICSSCNHIYWEGTHIRNLQKFIDEVNERL
- a CDS encoding TIGR00296 family protein produces the protein MKDYDLTDEDGTVLVQTARKIVTEYITKHHRLEIEEKIKEKFSFDAGIFVTLSISSELRGCIGYPMPRRLNNALIDAAIAAATEDPRFSPVTKNELDKITFEVTVLTPPVEIKVDDPSKLTSCIKVGRDGLIVRQGFYSGLLLPQVPVEYGWTEEEFLSHTCQKAGLPSNCWKDKKTTVSSFEGVIFKEEVPNGKIIREKL
- a CDS encoding aconitase X swivel domain-containing protein, whose amino-acid sequence is MTFKVIVKGKASGKIMKTDIPINFLGAVDKKTGIIHDTKHDLVGKSIKDSILVFPYGVGSSVGAYTIYSLKSSKSAPLAMICAKADLSVASGCALANIPMVIATEFDKLEDGKEITLDTESDKLIIFRE